In the genome of Curtobacterium sp. MCLR17_036, the window TCGGAGAGCACGATGAACTGCTTGCCGGACTCGATCGCGGCGTCGACCTCGTCGCACACGGCGGCGATGCGCTTCTGCATCGCCTTCTTGCCGGCGTCCACGCGGTAGAGCCCCTTGATCGTCACGGTGAGGTGACGGCCCGAGCCGGTCTCGAAGTGCTGCACCTTGGCGAGCTGGTCGTTGTCGATCACCGGGAAGTCGAGCGTGATCTGCTTCGCGTGCTCGGGGCCGGCCGAGAGCAGGTTGCGCTCCGGTCCGAGGCCCATGCCCATCGACGTGATGACCTGCTCGCGGATCGAGTCGAGCGGCGGGTTCGTGACCTGCGCGAACTGCTGCGTGAAGTAGTCGAACAGCAGGCGCGGCCGCTGCGAGAGCACCGCGATCGGCGTGTCCGAACCCATCGCACCGAGCGGCTCCGCGCCGGTCTGCGCCATCGGACGGAGCAGGATGCGGACTTCTTCCTCGGTGTAGCCGAAGGCGCGCTGCCGTCGGGTGACCGACGCCGGGGTGTGCACGATGTGCTCGCGGTCGGGGAGGTCGTTGAGGTTGATGCGCCCGGACCCGAGCCACTTGGCCCACGGACCCGATGCGGCCAGCCCGCGCTTCACCTCGTCGTCCTCGATGATCCGGCCGGCCTCGGTGTCGACGAGGAACATGCGTCCGGGTCGGAGTCGACCCTTGCGCACGACCTTCTCGGCCGGCACGTCGATGACGCCGGTCTCCGAACCCATCACGATGAGCCCGTCGTCGGTGACCAGGAAGCGTCCGGGGCGGAGCCCGTTGCGGTCCAGCGTCGCGCCGACGAGCGAGCCGTCGGTGAACGTGATGGCGGCGGGGCCGTCCCACGGCTCCATGAGCATCGAGTGGTACTCGTAGAAGGCACGGAGGTCCGGGTCCATCGCGACCTGGTTCTCCCAGGCCTCGGGCACCATCATCGACACCGCGTGCGGCAGCGAGCGGCCGGTCAGCGTGAGCAGCTCGAGCACCTCGTCGAACGAGGCCGAGTCGCTGGCGCCCGGGCTGACGATCGGCAGCAGCGGTGCCATGTCGCCGAGCAGCTCGCTCTCGAGCTGCGACTGGCGCGCCCGCATCCAGTTGCGGTTGCCGCGGACCGTGTTGATCTCGCCGTTGTGCGCGATCGTCCGGAACGGCTGGGCGAGCGGCCACGACGGGAACGTGTTCGTCGAGTAGCGGGAGTGCACGATCGCGAGCTTCGACGCGAAGCGCTCGTCGCTGAGGTCCGGGTAGAACGGCTCGAGCTGGAGCGTCGTGACCATGCCCTTGTAGACCGTGGTCCGGCTCGACAGGGACATGAAGTACAGGTCGTCGTCGTGCTCGGCCCGCTTGCGCAGCCGGAAGGCCTGGCGGTCGAGCGCGATGCCGCTCCAGGCGCGGCCGTGCACGTCGTGCCGGACCGACGCCACGAAGAGCTGCTCGAACGCCGGCATGGCGGCGCGGGCCAACGACCCGAGCACCTCGGGCCGGACCGGGACGGTGCGCCAGCCGAGGACCTTCAGGCCCTCTTCACGCGCGAGGCGCTCGACCGCGCCCTTGACCGCGTGCCGGCGGTCGTCGTCGGTGGGCAGGTAGGCCGTGCCGACGGCGTACTCCCCCGCTGCGGGCAGCTCGAACGGCACGACGGCCCGCAGGAACTCGTCGGGCACCTGGCAGAGGATGCCGGCGCCGTCGCCGGTCCCCGCGTCCGAGCCGACCGCACCGCGGTGCTCGAGGTTGCGGAGCGCGCCGAGGGCGGCGTCGACGATGTCGTGGCCGGGCGTCCCGCGCAGGGTCGCCACCATGGCGAGGCCGCAGGCGTCCTTCTCGTTCGCCGGGTCGTAGAGACCCGTGGCGTCCGGGATCGCCGAGAAGCGGCGGTGCGGCGGCACGAGCGTCGTCGATGCCGGTGTCAGGTCTGGCTGGAGCGCCATGGGGAACCGTCCTCACGAGGAAGTGGAACAGGGACAGCGGTGGCCCGGTGGTGCGTTCCGCCCGAGCGGGCGGGACTGGTGCCCGTGCCCGCCGTCAGTGAGGTGCGCTGTCGGCCGGCGAGGAGTCGGACCCGCTTGTGGCGGGGACCGACGGGTGGTGCTGGTGGGACCCGTGCGGTCCGGTCAGCGCGGGGACGCGACCGGATCGGTGCTCGGGACGTCCGTGGAGTGGTCGTGCGTGGAGTCGTCGTCCGCGTCGTCGTCGTGCTCCGAGAAGGTGTCGTCGGAGTCTACATCGGACTTCGGACCGGGCTGGCGGCCCGGCAGGTACGGGCTCGGCTCCTTGCCGGTGTGGCGTCGCGACTGCACGACGAAGATGACGATGCCGAGCAGGATCGCGGCGAAGGACATCCAGACGTTCGTGCGGATGCCGGCGAAGGTCTCGCTCGTGTCCACGCGGATCGACTCGAGGACGGAACGGCCGGTGCCGTACCAGATGAGGTACAGCGCGAGGACCTTGCCCCACTGCAGCTGGAAGCGGCGGTCGAGCAGCAGGATCACCGCGACGCCGACGAGGTTCCAGATGATCTCGTACAGGAAGGTCGGGTGGAACAGGGTGCCCTCGGGCAGACCGGCCGGGTACGCCGGGTTCGACGACTCGATCTGCAGACCCCACGGCAGACTCGTCGGCATGCCGAAGAGCTCGTGGTTGAAGTAGTTGCCGAGCCGCCCGAACGCCTGGGCGAGCAGGACGCCCGGCACGACGGCGTCGATGAACGACGAGAACCGCAGGCCGACCTGGCGGCAGCCGATCCAGGCACCGACCGAGCCGAGGATGAGCGCGCCGAAGATCGCGAGGCCGCCCTCCCAGATCGCGAGCGGCTTCCACCAGAGGATGCCGGGGCCGAAGTAGTCGCTGACGTGCGTGAGCACGTGGAACGCCCGGCCGCCGATGATGCCGGCCGGCACGGCCCAGATCGCGATGTCGATGATGATCCACCGTTCGACACCGCGCGCGTTGAGACGACGGTTCGCGAGCACCACGGCCGCGACGATCCCGATGAGGATGCAGATCGCGTACGCGTGGATGCGGAAGTCGAGCGGCAGCGACCAGCCGAAGACGTCGCGCAGCCATGCGGTCAGGTCGAAGTACTGCCAGGCGGTGCTCGGGCTCGGGATGCTCAGGAGGGGCATGGAGGTGCGGTCGCCTTTCGGAACTGACTGGGCGCGGTGTCGACGTGGCGTCGGCCCCGCTCACTGTAGCGCGCGGGACGGGGCCGACAGGAACCGGGGCTACCCGCGGCGGGCGCCCGCGGTGAGGTCGGCGGCGCGGTCCGCGACGCCCTGCACGCCGAGGTCGGCGAGGGCACGGACGAACGCCGAACCGACGATCGCGCCGTCGGCGTACTCGAGGACCTCGCGGACCTGCTCGGCGGTCGAGATGCCGAGGCCGACGCACGTGCGCTCGACCCCGGCGTCACGCAGCCGTGACACGACGGTCCGGGCCGCGACGTCGACCCCGGCGCGGGCGCCGGTGACGCCCATCGTCGAGACCGCGTACACGAAGCCGCGGCTCGACTCGACGGCCTGGCGCATCCGCACGTCGGACGACGAGGGGGCGGCGAGGAAGACGCGGTCGAGGCCGGTGCGCTCGGACGCGGCGGTCCACTCGGAGGCCTCGTCGGGGATGAGGTCGGGCGTGATGAGCCCGGCGGCGCCGGAGGACACGAGGTCGTCGGCGAACCGGTCGACGCCGTAGCGCAGCACCGGGTTCCAGTACGTCATGACGAGCACGGGGACGTCCACGCGCTCGGTGATCTGCTGCACGGCGTCGAAGACGTGGGCGACCCGGAAGCCGTTCGCCAGGCTCTCCTCGGCCGCGCGCTGGATCACCGGGCCGTCCATCACGGGGTCGGAGTACGGCAGGCCGAGCTCGATGACGTCCACGCCGTTCTCGGCGAGGGCGACGGCCGCGTCGACGCTGGTCTGCAGGTCCGGGTACCCGGCGGGCAGGTACCCGACGACGGCGCCGGCACGCTCGGCGTTGGCGGTGTCGATCGTCGTGGCGACGGTCCGGTTCTGGCTCACAGCTGCACCGCGTTCTCGTCGAGGATGCCGAAGTACCGACTGGCGGACGCGACGTCCTTGTCCCCTCGGCCGGACAGGTTGACGAGCACGACCCCGTCGGGGCCGAGCTCCTTGCCGAGCTGCATGGCACCGGCCAGCGCGTGCGACGACTCGATCGCGGGGATGATCCCCTCGGTCTGGCTCAGCAGGCGGAACGCCTCCATCGCCTCGGCGTCGGTGATGGGTCGGTAGGTCGCGCGGCCGATCGAGGCCAGGTGCGCGTGCTCCGGCCCGACGCTCGGGTAGTCGAGGCCGGCGGAGATGCTGTGGCTCTCGATGGTCTGGCCGTCCTCGTCCTGCATGAGGTACGACTTCGTGCCCTGGAGCACTCCCTGTCGGCCGAGCGTGATGCTCGCGGCGTGCCGGCCGGTCTCGACGCCGTCGCCGCCCGCCTCGAAGCCGTACAGTGCGACGGCCTCGTCGTCGAGGAAGGCCTCGAAGATCCCCATCGCGTTCGAGCCGCCGCCGACGCAGGCCGCGACGGCGTCCGGCAGGCGCCCGACGGTGTCGAGGACCTGCTGCCGGGCTTCTTCGCCGATGACCTTGTGGAACTCGCGCACCATCTCGGGGAACGGGTGCGGTCCCGCGACGGTGCCGAGCAGGTAGTGCGTGGACTCCACGTTGGCGACCCAGTCGCGGAGCGCCTCGTTGATGGCGTCCTTCAGGGTGCGGGATCCGGTCTCGACCGGGATGACCTCGGCGCCGAGCAGTCGCATCCGGGCGACGTTGAGGGCCTGGCGCTCGGTGTCCACCGCGCCCATGTACACGACGCACTCCATGCCGAAGAGCGCGGCGGCGGTCGCGGTGGCGACACCGTGCTGTCCGGCGCCGGTCTCGGCGATGAGCCGCGTCTTGCCGAGGCGACGGGCGACGAGCGCCTGCCCGAGCACGTTGTTGATCTTGTGCGATCCGGTGTGGTTGAGGTCCTCGCGCTTGAGGATGACGCGGGCGCCGCCGGCGTGCTTCGCGAAGCGGGGCACCTCGGTGATGATCGAGGGACGGCCGGTGTAGTCGCGCTGGAGCGCGTCGAGCTCCGCACGGAACTCGGGGTCGGCCCAGGCCGTGCGGAACGCCGCCTCGAGCTCGTCGAGGGCGAGCACGAGCGACTCGGGGACGAAGCGTCCCCCGAACTCGCCGAAGTAGGGGCCGTGCAGGTCGCGGAGTGAGGTCACGATGGGGTCTTCCGGGACGAGCCCGGCGCGGCGCGGAGCCGGAGCCGGACGGGGTGGGTCGTGCGGCCGCGGTCCGCGGCCGGGATGCGGTGTGGGGGTCAGCCGCGGTCGGCGGCGTCGATGAACGATGCGAGGGTGGCGGCGGGGTCGGCCCCGGTGACGAGGGCCTCGCCCACGAGCACGACGTCGGCGCCGGCCGCCCGGTAGTGCGCCACGTCGGCAGGACCGGCGACCGCGGACTCGGCGACCCGCACGACCCCGTCGGGGATGCGGTCGGCGAGCGAACCGAACAGGTCGCGGTCGAGCGAGAAGTCCGTCAGGTCGCGGGCGTTCACGCCGAGGATGCGCGCACCGGCGTCGAGCCCGCGGGCGACCTCGTCACCAGAGTGCGCCTCGACGAGCACGCGCATGCCGAGGGACTCGGCCAGGGTGTGCAGCTCGACGAGCTGCCGCTGTTCGAGCGCCGCCACGATGAGCAGCACGACGTCGGCTCCGGCCGCGCGGGCCTCGAGCACCTGGTACGGGTCCGCGATGAAGTCCTTGCGGAGCACCGGGATCGCGACCCGCTGCTTGACGGCCTGCAGGTCGGCGAGGCTGCCGAGGAACTTGCGCCCCTCGGTCAGGACGCTGATCGTCGACGCACCGCCGCGCTCGTAGTCGGCGGCGAGCGATGCCGGGTCCTCGATCGGGGCCATCGACCCGCGTGAGGGGCTGGCGCGCTTGACCTCGGCGATGACCTTGACGTGGTCACCGGGACGCAGGTGGTCGAGGGCGTCGAGCGGCGGCGCCACCCGGTCGAGGTCGCGTTCGACGTCCGTCACGGGACGGTCGAGGCGACGGGTGGCGGCGTCCTCGAGCGCGCCCGCGACGAGGGTCTCGAGCACGTTCGGCATGTGGTTCCTACTCGCCGTGGTGCTTGGGGACGAACTTCGGGCCGTCGACGCCGTAGCCGGCCTTCTTCATGACGCCACCGACGATGAGGCCGATGAGCACGACGGCGGCGGACGCCCACACACCCCAGGGCATGTCGAACCAGAAGAACAACGTGCCCGCAGCGAAGCCGATCAGCATGATGACGACGGCGGTCCAGGCTGCCGGCGAGTGGCCTTCGCCGAGTTCTGCGGGTTCGGTGTTGCTCACGGTGCTCCTCGTTCTGCTCCGGCGTCGTCGTCCGAGCGACGCCGTGTCGATCCTACCGTGTCGTCCCCGACGGGACCGGCGACCGCGCCGCCCGTGCCGCCCTGGTCGTCCGCGGCGGCGGCGGCCGTCCCGTCGAGCGTCGTCGGGTCCACACCGGCACTGAGGTCGTCCCAGTCGACGACGGCGTCGCGTTCGACCGGCGCCGACGCGCGGGCGTCCGCGGCAGCGCCGGCCGTCGCCGCGCCGTACTTGCGGCTCGGACCCGGCCAGGAGCGCTGCACGACCACAGCGACGACGCCGAGCGCCATCGCGAGCACCCCGCCGACGATGCCGACGACGGGCCACGGGGTCACGTCGACCTCGGTCACCACGCGGCGCACGGCCCCGAGGTCGCTCACCCCGGCGACCTGGCCGATCGCTCCGCGGGCGGCCGCGACCGGGTCGCGCAGGGCGCTGACGCCGCTGACGACGACACCGAGGCCGAGCAGGACCTCGACGAGGGCGAGGACGACGCGCAGCACCCGTCCGGCGATGGTCATCGCGAGGAACAGCGCCAGGCTCGCGATCGCCAACGCCGTGTACGAGGGCACCACGGCCGCACCGTCGGCGTCGACCGTGCCGGTGACGGCGTCGCCCGCGTGCAGGTGGACGGTGAACCACGTCTGGGTCCAGGCCAGCATGACGACGCCGGCCACCAGGAGCCCGGCGACGACGACGATCGGACGGGAACGCCTCATGCGCGCACCTCGCGCATCCGGTTCGCGGTGGCGACCGCGCGGAGCGGGGCGGCGGCCTTGTTCACGGCCTCGACGTGCTCGGTCTCGGGGTCCGAGTCCGCGACGAGACCGGCACCGGCCTGCACGCGGGCGACGCCGTCCTTGATGAGGGCGGTGCGGATGGCGATGGCGAGGTCGGCGTCGCCGGCGAAGTCGAAGTAGCCGACGACCCCGGCGTACGCGCCGCGGCCGGCGGGTTCGAGCTCGTCGATGATCTCGAGCGCGCGCGGCTTCGGTGCCCCCGAGAGCGTGCCGGCCGGGAACGTCGCGCGGAACACGTCGATCGCCGACGCTTCCGGACGCACCGCGCCCTCGACGCTCGACACCAGGTGCATGATGTGGCTGAACCGCTCGACGGTCATGAACTCGGTGACCGCGACGGACCCGGGCTGGCAGACCTTCTGCAGGTCGTTGCGGGCCAGGTCGACGAGCATCAGGTGCTCGGCGCGCTCCTTCGGGTCGCCGAGCAGGTCCTCGCCCAGGCGGACGTCCTGCTCGGGGGTCGCCCCGCGCGGGCGCGACCCGGCGATCGGGTGGGTGATGGCCCGGCCGCCCTGCACCTTGACCAGGGCCTCCGGTGAGGCGCCGACGATCCAGGAGCGCTCGTCGGCGGTGTCCGCGAGTGCGAGGAAGTACATGTACGGACTCGGGTTGAGCGTCCGGAGCACGCGGTAGACGTCGAGCGGGTCGGCGGTCACCTCGTGGTCGAACCGCTGCGAGATGACGACCTGGAAGACGTCGCCGTCGCGGATGAAGTCCTTCGAACGCAGGACCGAGGCCATGTACTCGTCCGGCGTCGACCGGTGCACGGGGCTCGGCTCGGCGATGTCGAAGGCCTCGGCCACGGTCGCCACCGAGGGCTGCACGAGGTCGGCCTGCATGCGGTCGAGCCGGGCCTGCGCGTCGCGCCACAGCGTGTCGGGGTCGTCGACGCCGTCGTTCAGGGCGCTCGCGACGAGCAGCACCAGCCCGGTGCGGTGGTCGAGCGCGGCGAGTTCGGACACGAAGGACAGTGCCTGCCCGGGGACGTCGAAGTCCGACGGCGGGACGTTCGGCAGGTGCTCGAGCTGTCGGACGGCCTCCCAGCCGATGAAGCCGACGGTGCCGCCGACGAGCGGCGGCGTGCCGGGGACGCGCGGCGTCGCCCAGCGCTCGTGCAGCCGCGCGAGGACCTCGAGCGGCTGGCCCTCGAGGGACCCGACGGCGCGGGCGGCGTCGATGCCGGTGTCGATCCAGGCGGCACGCTCGCCGTCCTGCGTCAGCACGCCGAAGCTGCGCACGCCGACGAACGACCAGCGCGACCACAGGCCGCCCTGTCCGGCGGACTCGAGCAGGAACGAGCCGGGGCGGCCGTCGGCCAGCTTCCGGTAGACACCGACCGGCGTCTCGCTGTCGGCGTAGAGCGCACGCACCACCGGCACGACCCGGTGGTCGCCGAGCAGGGCGTCGAACTCCGGCCGGGAGGTCGTGTGCGGCTGGTCGGAGACGGTCGCGGCGGTCACCGGGTCACCTCGACAGCAGCGTCCGCGTCCGCGCCGGCGGACCCGGCGGCATCCGCGCCGGCGGACCCGGCGGCGCCCGCACCGGCGGTCCCGGCAGCATCCGACGACCCGGCGGACGACGGCGCGGACGCCGTCACCGGCGTGAGCGGGTCGACGTCGAAGCACCGGTGCGCACCGGTGTGGCAGGCGGCCCCGACCTGCTGGACGGTGACGAGCAGGGTGTCGTCGTCGCAGTCGAGCGCCGCGCCCCGCACGTACTGGGCGTGCCCGGAGGTGTCGCCCTTGCGCCAGTACTCGTTCCGCGACCGGGACCAGAACGTCACGCGCCCCTCGGTCAGGGTGCGTCGGAGCGCTTCCCGGTCCATCCAGCCGAGCATGAGGACGTCCTTCGACGATTCCTCCTGCACGATGGCGGGGAGCAGCCCGTCGGCTCCGAAGCGTGCACGGTCGAGGACCGCGTCGGTGTCGGTGCTGGTGCTGTCGGTCATGAGGCTCCTAGCCTACGGCGTGCCGGGACGCGGGCAGTGGGGGTGTGGAGAACCGCGACGGGCGGCCCGCGGCCGCGTCAGCGGACGGCGTGGCCGGTCGCGCGGAGCGCGGCCTTGACGTCGCCGACCGTCATCTCGCCACGGTGGAAGACGGACGCGGCGAGGACTGCGTCCGCACCCGCGTCGACGGCCGGGGCGAAGTGCTCGACGCGACCCGCGCCTCCCGAGGCGATCACCGGGACGGACGAGACGGCGCGCACCGCGGCCACGAGGTCGAGGTCGAACCCGTTCTTCGTGCCGTCGGCGTCGATGGAGTTGACGAGCAGTTCCCCGGCGCCGCGCTCGACGGCCTCGCGTGCCCACGCGACGGCGTCGAGGTCGGACTCGGTCCGGCCGCCGTGCGTGGTGACGACGAAGCCCGAGGGCATGCGGTCGGAGCGCTTGACGTCGAGCGAGAGCACGACGGCCTGCGCGCCGAACCGGTCGGCGATCTCGCCGACGAGCTCGTGCCGGGCGATGGCCGCGCTGTTCACACCGATCTTGTCGGCCCCGCACTGCTGCAGCCGCGAGACGTCGTCGACGCTGCGGACACCGCCGCCGACGGTGAGCGGGATGAAGACCTGCTCGGCGGTCCGGGTCACGGTGTCGTACATCGTCGCCCGGTTCTCGACCGTGGCGCCGACGTCCAGGAAGGTCAGCTCGTCGGCACCCTGCTCGTAGTACCGGGCCGCGAGCTCGACGGGGTCACCGGCGTCCTGCAGGTCCAGGAAGTTGACGCCCTTGACGACCCGCCCGCCCTGGACGTCGAGGCACGGGATGACCCGGACCGACACGCCACCGGCGGTCACAGGCGTGCGGCGTGGATCGGGCTGACGAGGATCGCCCGGGCGCCGAGGTCCCAGAGCGCGTCCATGATGAGGTTCGCGTCGTCGCGCGGGATCATCACCCGGACGGCGGCCCAGTCACGGTCGTGCAGCGGCGACACGGTCGGCGACTCGATGCCGGAGGCGAGCGCGGTGGCCTGCTCGAGCAGGGCCGTGGGGACATCGTAGTCGAGCATGACGTAGCCGCGGGCGACGAGGACGCCCTGCAGGCGTCGGCGCAGGACGTCGACGCCGGGGATGGTCTCGTCGGTGGAGACGAGCACCGCCGTCGACTCGAGGATCACCGGGCCGAAGATCTCGAGCCCGGCCTGGCGGAGCGTGCTGCCCGTGGACACGACGTCGGCGACGGCGTCGGCGACCCCGAGGCGGACGGCGCTCTCGACGGCACCGTCGAGCTTCACGAGCGTCGCGGTCACCCCGTGCTCGGCGAGGAACGCGCCGACCAGGCCGGGGTAGCTCGTGGCGACCCGGACGCCGTCGAGGTCCTGCAGCGACCCGAAGCGCCCGGGCGTGCCGGCGAAGCGGAAGGTCGAGTCGGCGAAGCCGAGCGCGTCGACCTCGTGCGCCTCGGACCCGGAGTCGAGCAGCAGGTCACGGCCGGTGATGCCGACGTCGAGCGCGCCCGACCCCACGTAGGTGGCGATGTCGCGCGGTCGGAGGAAGAAGAACTCCACCCCGTTGCGCTCGTCGAGCAGGTGCAGCGCCTTCGGGTCGCGGCGGCCGGCGTACCCGGCCTCGCGGAGCATCTCGGAGGCGGTCTCGGACAGGGAGCCCTTGTTGGGCACGGCGATGCGGAGCATCAGGGGGTCTGCTTTCTGGGAGGGGTGTCGGCGGCTGATCAGCGGATCAGAGATGTCGCCAGACGTCCGCCGGGGTGAGCCCCTTGGCGACCATGAGCACCTGGAGGTGGTAGATCAGCTGGGAGATCTCCTCCGAGGTGCGCTCGTCACCCTCGTACTCGGCCGCCATCCAGACCTCGGCGGCCTCTTCCACGATCTTCTTGCCGATCTGGTGCACGCCGGCATCCAGTTCGGCGACGGTGCCGGAGCCGTCCGGGCGCGTGCGCGCCTTCTCGGTCAGCTCCGCGAACAGGTCGTCGAACGTCTTCACGCCGACCAGGCTACCGGTCTCCGCGGTCCCGGCCGACGCACCGTCCGGACGGGAGGCCCGGAGCGGCTCCGCGGGTCCGGTCGCGCCCGGCGCTCCCCCGGTCACGAGCGGGCCGCGGCGGCCGCCGCACGCAGGTCGGCGATGCGCGCAGCGGGCTCGCCGCCGTAGACGGCCGAGCCGGCCACGAGCGTGTCCGCGCCGCTGCGGACGGCCTCGGCGACGGTGTCGACGGCGATGCCGCCGTCCACCTCGAGCCAGACGTCGAGCCCGGAGGCGTCGACGGCGGCGCGCGCGTCGGCGAGCT includes:
- the lgt gene encoding prolipoprotein diacylglyceryl transferase, which gives rise to MPLLSIPSPSTAWQYFDLTAWLRDVFGWSLPLDFRIHAYAICILIGIVAAVVLANRRLNARGVERWIIIDIAIWAVPAGIIGGRAFHVLTHVSDYFGPGILWWKPLAIWEGGLAIFGALILGSVGAWIGCRQVGLRFSSFIDAVVPGVLLAQAFGRLGNYFNHELFGMPTSLPWGLQIESSNPAYPAGLPEGTLFHPTFLYEIIWNLVGVAVILLLDRRFQLQWGKVLALYLIWYGTGRSVLESIRVDTSETFAGIRTNVWMSFAAILLGIVIFVVQSRRHTGKEPSPYLPGRQPGPKSDVDSDDTFSEHDDDADDDSTHDHSTDVPSTDPVASPR
- the trpC gene encoding indole-3-glycerol phosphate synthase TrpC; protein product: MLETLVAGALEDAATRRLDRPVTDVERDLDRVAPPLDALDHLRPGDHVKVIAEVKRASPSRGSMAPIEDPASLAADYERGGASTISVLTEGRKFLGSLADLQAVKQRVAIPVLRKDFIADPYQVLEARAAGADVVLLIVAALEQRQLVELHTLAESLGMRVLVEAHSGDEVARGLDAGARILGVNARDLTDFSLDRDLFGSLADRIPDGVVRVAESAVAGPADVAHYRAAGADVVLVGEALVTGADPAATLASFIDAADRG
- the trpA gene encoding tryptophan synthase subunit alpha, coding for MSQNRTVATTIDTANAERAGAVVGYLPAGYPDLQTSVDAAVALAENGVDVIELGLPYSDPVMDGPVIQRAAEESLANGFRVAHVFDAVQQITERVDVPVLVMTYWNPVLRYGVDRFADDLVSSGAAGLITPDLIPDEASEWTAASERTGLDRVFLAAPSSSDVRMRQAVESSRGFVYAVSTMGVTGARAGVDVAARTVVSRLRDAGVERTCVGLGISTAEQVREVLEYADGAIVGSAFVRALADLGVQGVADRAADLTAGARRG
- the trpB gene encoding tryptophan synthase subunit beta, coding for MTSLRDLHGPYFGEFGGRFVPESLVLALDELEAAFRTAWADPEFRAELDALQRDYTGRPSIITEVPRFAKHAGGARVILKREDLNHTGSHKINNVLGQALVARRLGKTRLIAETGAGQHGVATATAAALFGMECVVYMGAVDTERQALNVARMRLLGAEVIPVETGSRTLKDAINEALRDWVANVESTHYLLGTVAGPHPFPEMVREFHKVIGEEARQQVLDTVGRLPDAVAACVGGGSNAMGIFEAFLDDEAVALYGFEAGGDGVETGRHAASITLGRQGVLQGTKSYLMQDEDGQTIESHSISAGLDYPSVGPEHAHLASIGRATYRPITDAEAMEAFRLLSQTEGIIPAIESSHALAGAMQLGKELGPDGVVLVNLSGRGDKDVASASRYFGILDENAVQL
- a CDS encoding anthranilate synthase component I, with product MTAATVSDQPHTTSRPEFDALLGDHRVVPVVRALYADSETPVGVYRKLADGRPGSFLLESAGQGGLWSRWSFVGVRSFGVLTQDGERAAWIDTGIDAARAVGSLEGQPLEVLARLHERWATPRVPGTPPLVGGTVGFIGWEAVRQLEHLPNVPPSDFDVPGQALSFVSELAALDHRTGLVLLVASALNDGVDDPDTLWRDAQARLDRMQADLVQPSVATVAEAFDIAEPSPVHRSTPDEYMASVLRSKDFIRDGDVFQVVISQRFDHEVTADPLDVYRVLRTLNPSPYMYFLALADTADERSWIVGASPEALVKVQGGRAITHPIAGSRPRGATPEQDVRLGEDLLGDPKERAEHLMLVDLARNDLQKVCQPGSVAVTEFMTVERFSHIMHLVSSVEGAVRPEASAIDVFRATFPAGTLSGAPKPRALEIIDELEPAGRGAYAGVVGYFDFAGDADLAIAIRTALIKDGVARVQAGAGLVADSDPETEHVEAVNKAAAPLRAVATANRMREVRA
- the hisF gene encoding imidazole glycerol phosphate synthase subunit HisF translates to MSVRVIPCLDVQGGRVVKGVNFLDLQDAGDPVELAARYYEQGADELTFLDVGATVENRATMYDTVTRTAEQVFIPLTVGGGVRSVDDVSRLQQCGADKIGVNSAAIARHELVGEIADRFGAQAVVLSLDVKRSDRMPSGFVVTTHGGRTESDLDAVAWAREAVERGAGELLVNSIDADGTKNGFDLDLVAAVRAVSSVPVIASGGAGRVEHFAPAVDAGADAVLAASVFHRGEMTVGDVKAALRATGHAVR
- a CDS encoding phosphoribosyl-ATP diphosphatase: MKTFDDLFAELTEKARTRPDGSGTVAELDAGVHQIGKKIVEEAAEVWMAAEYEGDERTSEEISQLIYHLQVLMVAKGLTPADVWRHL
- the hisG gene encoding ATP phosphoribosyltransferase, with the protein product MLRIAVPNKGSLSETASEMLREAGYAGRRDPKALHLLDERNGVEFFFLRPRDIATYVGSGALDVGITGRDLLLDSGSEAHEVDALGFADSTFRFAGTPGRFGSLQDLDGVRVATSYPGLVGAFLAEHGVTATLVKLDGAVESAVRLGVADAVADVVSTGSTLRQAGLEIFGPVILESTAVLVSTDETIPGVDVLRRRLQGVLVARGYVMLDYDVPTALLEQATALASGIESPTVSPLHDRDWAAVRVMIPRDDANLIMDALWDLGARAILVSPIHAARL
- a CDS encoding HGxxPAAW family protein — protein: MSNTEPAELGEGHSPAAWTAVVIMLIGFAAGTLFFWFDMPWGVWASAAVVLIGLIVGGVMKKAGYGVDGPKFVPKHHGE
- a CDS encoding Trp biosynthesis-associated membrane protein; this translates as MRRSRPIVVVAGLLVAGVVMLAWTQTWFTVHLHAGDAVTGTVDADGAAVVPSYTALAIASLALFLAMTIAGRVLRVVLALVEVLLGLGVVVSGVSALRDPVAAARGAIGQVAGVSDLGAVRRVVTEVDVTPWPVVGIVGGVLAMALGVVAVVVQRSWPGPSRKYGAATAGAAADARASAPVERDAVVDWDDLSAGVDPTTLDGTAAAAADDQGGTGGAVAGPVGDDTVGSTRRRSDDDAGAERGAP